From bacterium:
GGATTCCTTTCACTTGATGGAGGAGCGATGTTTGGCTCTGTGCCTCGCCCGCTCTGGGAGAGAAAAGCACATCCAGACGAGAAACATCGGATTACACTAGCAACGCGCTCCCTCCTTATTCGGAACCAAGAGATATGCGCGCTGGTCGATGTTGGATGTGGCAATAAATGGTCGGAAAAAGAAAAAAATATATTCAACTTTCAACCAACACCCCTCTTAGACCGGTCCTTTCAAGTTGAAGAAGTCACCGACCTCATCATTACGCATCTTCATTTTGATCATGCAGGAGGTCTCACACACCGCGACACCGATGGAAACCTTCAACTCTCTTATCCAAACGCAAAAGTTTGGCTGCAGAAAGAGAATTATCAAGAGGCGATTAACCCAAATATTCGTGAACGGGCAAGCTATCTTCAAGAGCATGTCTCTCTGCTACAGAATGCTGACCTGCGTCTTACTGACGGAGTACAAGAAATTTTACCAGATATCTGGGTGCATCAATCCAATGGACACACTCAAGGACTTCAATATATCGAAATACGTGGCGGTGATGTTCCCGTTCTCTATCCTTCAGACCTTATTCCAACGGCACACCATCTCCCTCTCCCGTATCACATGGGATACGATATGTGCGCAAAAACACTTCTTGATGAAAAAATGCCCTTCTTGGAGAAGGCTATTCAAGAGCAAGCCCTCGTGGTCTTCGAACACGATCCGGAGACAGCCGTTGCAACCATCGGAAAGAACGAAAAGGGTCAATACTGCGTAGCTTCTCGGCAGACAGAACGGGAATTCTCTGGGGAAACAGCATAGTTAGGCACTCCCTATGACCTGAATTTGGCGGTACTCCCCCCCTATTTGTCGCTCAGAACACAGATCAAACGTCAGGTTTGCTCTCTCGTTGCCGTCGTATATACTATTTGACAGAATTGTATTTACTGAAGAGGCGCAATGAACGCACTATCTCCAAAAGCTGAAGAGTCTGGTTTCTTCCATACCCGTCTTGATAGCGCTATCGGATGGTTTAGAAAGTATTCCCTCTTTCCATACCCGTTTGTGACAGCCTGTTGCGGCATGGAGTACATGGCCGTCAGCTGTGCTCACTATGACACGGATAGATTTGGTGCTGCTCTGCCTCGATTTACACCACGACAGTCAGATCTGTTAATGGTGGTGGGAACAATCACTCATAAAATTGCCCCAGTACTTGTTCGGGTATACGAACAAATGGCCGAACCGAAGTATGTGGTAGCCTTTGGTGCTTGTGCTTCATCTGGTGGCTTCTATGACAATTACACCACCGTTGCCGGAATTGATAAGATTATTCCTGTAGATCTCTATATTCCAGGCTGCCCGCCCAGACCCGAAACCGTTTTAGATGGACTCATGGTGCTTCAGAAGAAGATTCATACCGATCGACAACCCATCATCCGAAGTCATGGAGGAAAGCAACCTCATCCAGAGCTTCCAAAGCTTTTAGGGGATGAGATTGATACCAGACTTACAGAACCTGTGTAAGCAACAGGACCTGCACACTTCTGGTCAAATACAATAAAGCTTGAATCTCAGCTCTACAGACCAGTGGTCTTGGTAGTTCCCCTTTATTCCTACCCACTCGAGATCAATGAAAACAGGGTATGTAGCACTTCAAATAAGATAAGCAAAATGATGATAATCTCCAGCATCTCAGAACGCTTCGTGCTAATAGTCTCAAGTTGTAGCCGACTTACTTCAGAGGAGAGCTCGAGCATCTTTTCGACACTCTCGATACGATCTTCAAAATCAAAGTTCTCCATGAGACGTCGATAGATTCGATCAAGCATTTCATTATCCCAGACCACGTCTGGATCTCTTAAAAGGGAAAGTTGAATAATTAATCTATGACGTAATCGAAGTACTCGTTGTAAGTGACTAATAATCTGCTTCCGATTTGACCAAGAGGAGGCTCTTTTCTGAAGCCCACTCGTCATCGCCTCAGAACCAGTCAGCATTATATCTACTTCACGCTCGACAAGTGAAAGGGCACATGAACGCGCAAGCACCTGTCCAAGAACATGGATAAATTCGATATCCCATTCAGGAATGCTAAGCGAGTGAAAAGCAACTTGTGGTTCAGCAACTCCGCGCTGAATCGTAAATTCATCCTCCTCCCAAGATCCTTCAAGGGCAGTAATTTTTTCGCATATTGAACTTATAGTTGAGCGATATTCTTCCTCAGTGAATCCGATGAATACTAATCCACGGAAACGGAAAATGAGAACTCTCTTTTCCCTGCCCAGTGTCACCTGCAAGAAGTTCGCTTCAATTCTTTCACACTCAGCCCAGGGGAGCATTGCTAGTATATCATCGAAAATAATTTCACTCGAAAATGCAATTGCTCTGGCTATACATAGCGACTCTTTATTCATCTCATTATCTGAGGCAATCATGACACATCCTGCTTTAAAAGACTGATAAGCGCACAATATTAGGATGTCAGATTTAATGAGGTATCGTTGGAGAGTCAAGCAATATGCCGATGTTCAGCCTCAGATCCACCCTGCTCACCCAAGCAATCTTCGGCACGACCCCCTTTTCCTCGTACCTGGGAGGCTGCGTCATGAATAGCGGCAATCAGAGTTTCTGGTCGAGCTGGTTTCTTTAAAATAACTGACACTCCAAGATCGCGCACTTGATTGAGCCGAGCACTATCCACACATCCAGTAAGGGCAATGATTTCGATCTCCTTAAAATTCGAGACACTGGCCTTAACAGCTTCTATTCCTCCATTTGGCATCTGAATGTCAGTTACAACAACTTCTGGACTCCAAAAGACGAGTAGCTCTTTCAATTCCTTAACCGTAGAGGTCGCGTAAACCTCCAAAGAGAACCGCCTGAGTAATGTTGCAAGGCTCCTGCTCGCATCTGCATCATCATCAACAAGAATAACTCGTACCTTCCTCTCTCCTTCTGACTCCAGCTTTTGAACCTTCAATGATAGCTCAGCCTCTCTCTCCTCTTGCGACCGGAGTGCACTCGACATGACATCACTGTGCGCGCTACTCGCTTGGAATACCATCGAGAATTTTGAACCTCGTCCAAACTGGGAGGATACCCGTATCTGTCCTTTATTCTGTTCCACCAAAAGTTGCGTAAGAACCAGTCCCAGCCCAATACCGTCCGTAGCACAAGCATCAAGGCGTGAAAAAGGCACAAAAAGTTCCCTCATACGCTCCTCTGGAATTCCCTGTCCAGAGTCCACAACATCAATTTGAACCTGATTCCCGCTATTAAATGAACGAATGGTTACGCCTCCCTGGTGAGTATATTTTAATCCGTTACTCACCAGATTCATCAGAATACGCTTTATCTGCTTACGATCTCCTTCAATGATTGGAGTTCCGACTATTTTGCTGTCGAGCATTAATCCCTTACTCTCGGCACTCAAAGCAAACTCAGATACCACTTCATGTACTATGTCTGAGATCACGATAGACTCTACTTTCCTAGCAACATATCCATTTTTGACTTTAGTAAATTCGAGAAGCTCTTCAACTATATCACGTAGACTTCTACAGTTTGCACGAGCTACTTTAAGAAAGTTTTCATTTTTCGGACTGACTCCTTCAAGAAAGAACAGATCTAATATTGCCTGAATATTATTCAGCGGAGTCCGAATATCATGAGAAACATGAGCAAAGAACTTCTCTTGCTGCAATCTTTCCTCTTCTCCTCTTGTCTGAACCGCAGACACAACAAAGAACTCTCGTAATGCCCTGGCAGCATGCTGTGCTACTTCAACAAGGATATCATGCTCTCTTGGAAGAGGTGCCATGTCGGAACGATATCCGAGGAGGACGGTCAGTATTGGCACATCACAAGCGTTCGTTTGGTTGCCATCAGGCGCCATTGATTGATACGTGAAGACAAAAGAGCCGTTCCCTATCCATCTCTGTGCTTCAGGATATTCGTCATTTGAAATTTCTCGCGTTTGCAAGGGAGGCAACTTTTCCTGTAGCTCTTTAATAATCCAGCGAGACGGTACGTAAACTCTCGATGCTTGCTCTTGAAAGTAATGGATCTTCGCTGAAGACTCCTCACAGTACACTACAACTGAGTCTGCTCGAGTTACATGCTTTAATCGCTCAGGCAAACCGCTTAAGGCTGATATGCCTTGGACTCGAAGTTCTTGAAATATATCATCAAAATACATAGCCAAACGAGAGAACTCTTCTCCTAGAATCCTGTCTGATTCAACCTGCCAAAGCCTACTTTTTAGGTCTTCTAAAAGCCTCTCCTCCCTTGGAAGCGATCGATTTTGCTTATAGAGAATACGCGCTACTCTTTGCAGAACCTCTCTTGTACGCCCCTCCCTCACCAATAGATAAATGACAACTCCTGTAAGAAGGACGAGAGTTGTCAGGGTAATCAACTGTACCTGTGCAACGAACACCAGAGATACGATGAGAATCAATACAAAACTCGGTATATACATCATGCTGCCTCGGAAAAAGAAGAATCAGTACCGATTGCTCTTCTGACATGGGCGCACAATATTCTTGGATCTTCTGTCTTTCTTAAAAATCCTACCGCACCTCTTTGAATTGCCTCAATTTCATTCTCAATCTCTTCATCTGAGGAGAGCATGAAAATTGAGATGTGCTCACTCAATTGTAATTGTTGAACCTCAGAAACAAACTGCATCCCATTCATTTCTGGCATGTGAAGATCACAGAGAATGACTCTCGGGAGAATGGAGCTCTGCCTAAGCTCTTGGAGTGCATCCCTCGCCGAATCTCTCCTGTGTACAGAAAATCCCTCCCGCAACAAAAATCGCTCTACAACGGAACCAAAGACATTATTATCATCAATAATTAATACAGAAGTGGAAAATTGAGTGGCCAATAAAGAGTCCTGTTGAATCGACTCTTTTTTCATTTTTGCTTCCTCTTTTTCCAGAGCAGTTGATACGCTTTCTTGCTCTTGCTCTGTCCAGCTGATGGTATACCGAGTCAAGCAATCATCTACATGTACTACATATTCTCGACTTGTTGGCAGTCTTGCAAAATTTGATAGCAACAAGAGCAACGCCGGCGAAACAGCCTTATGAATTGTACCCGAGCCAACTCTTCCATTCGGTAGTTCAAAAACATAAGAAAGACCACGTGAAGCCATCTGAATATCGAGAACACCGGAGCCATAACTCTTTGCCCTTGCGACTAATTCATTTACAATCTCTAAGGCGAGTTGCTGCTTCGCTTCCTCTCTACTTCGTTCTTCTTCAGCCTTGAGTTCATCTACTCGTTGCTTACTTTTATGCAAAGCATCAGCAATTTCAGTCCACGGTGCCAAAAAAAGCTCAAAGTGCTCCACGTCCCCAAAAAACTCTGGAACACGACTTGGATCAGAGCAAATTACACCTCGAAAAACTGCATCTCGATATATCGCTATAAACCCTTCTTGCTCCATATATTCGAGAGGATATTCAGCCGGAATGTGCTCCGCTTCTGTATAGATTACACGCGGCGCGACTTGTAAACCCCATTTCCGAGCAAGCTTTTCAAGTAAAGCCCTTTCATTTTCTTCAGTGCACTCAGCTACTATTGTAAGCAGATCTCTTCTGTCGGAAGTAATGTCCATAACTTGCTCAAGAAGGGCTGGCCCTAGGTGCTTTCTCAACATGACAGCAAGCCCTCTATACCGAGACTTCTGGCGCCAACGTAAAAACCACTTCATAAACGAACATCTCCTCTCAAAGCCACTATCTTGAAAGCCGATGCCTCCTGCGGAACCTCAATCGATACAGACGGTAAAGATAAGTCACCAATCGGCCATGCTACACGAAGCCCAAGCAAAACTGCATGACTCATAAATTTCATTTCATTTGTTTCGGCCGCATCCGAAGAAATCCGATACACTCGCGGCAGAGCAAACACAGAACGATTGTTTTCAGCTACATCAGTAGCTCTTGCATACAAAAGCGTCACAAGACTAAGACACGACTGTGCTGTTGTGCTGCCCTGGCCGACATATCGCTCACAGGAAAGATCCGTGACCCCGAGCAGTTCACCAGTGTCTTTCTGAATAGACAAAACGACATAGCCCATCTCAATTGAAAAATCAGACATCTCATCTTCTTCTCCTTGAGATACTACAAGTTCATCTGTCATTGAGCTCAATACTTCTTGCCGATGAGACTCAAGGCGTGAATAGTCAACAATAATCTCACTTGAGGTCCCTAGATGAACAAGTTGCAGAGGACGCACCGACTCTTCATGGATAAAGCGATCTACTATCTGCTCTGCATAATGAAATTCACGATACCGCTCTCCTGCAATCACAGCTCCACTAATGATAAGAAATAAAACGAGCGCACTCATGGCCAATTCAAGCAGCGCCATTCCATCATCTGGATGACCTCGTCCCCATGTAGACAGGCTTTGAAACACTCGAGTCATCATCTCGCAATAACCCCACTTCTTCTATTCATCGCAATCAATGATAGCAGCTCATCGGATACTGTCTCTGAATTGCCAGTGCCGATGAAACGAAATGTCAGTCGTTCCTGCACATCCTCAGGAAGCTGACTCAAAACGCTATCGGCTAGTACCTGTACTGCATCAATACCAGTACTAAATTGATCTGCGGTTCCCGAAAGCCCCTCGTGGAAAAATGTTATATAGAAAAGGTGAAAATTAAGGTCCTCATAGGTAGCGACAAGATTTCCAATATCATGAAATACACTTGTCAATGAAGCTGAGACCTCGTCAGAAATCATACCCGTTGTATGATTCATGAAACGTTCTCCCTGACTCCATGGCAGGTCTCCCCCGAACACAATGGCTTGTCTTACTGCCTTGCCTCGCACTCCTCCACGAGATTCCGCATCATCAAGAGCCAGCAAACTTAAACTCATCGCGCGAATCACCTCTGGCGTATCGGCCGATGCATGCGCTCGCACCGCTTGAGACCACAGCAAGACTTCCCCTGATATCTCCTGAAAAAACGGATTAACTTCCCATCCAGCGGCGGGATCGATCAGGTACTCCCCACTTGATGATGCTCTCCATAATCCAACGAACGACTCATGGGCGAGTGGCACCTGAAAAGACTCACGTATGACTTCTTGCTCACTCGCTGCTGCACAGTCCTCATTTCTAACAAATGGAGCGCTCCAGTGTTGAAATTGATTTGGATTTGGATGTGTTCCAGGGATTAACGTCAAAGATACCGGCTGAAGAATATCAAGAAAACCACCGCTGCCAGACGGATAGGCACTTAGTCCTACCATGTTATCTCTAAAGCTCGAGACGTATTGATACAGGCGAATAGCATTACGCTTAGCGGTACGTAGTGGGCGAGAAAAGCATTGCTGCGATGCCACTAAAGGATTAACCATTTCTGCTATGTGATCGCCGTTAAGATCGTGTGCAAAGTTAAGAATTCCTTGTCCAAACAAACTAGCTGGAACCTCAGTGTCGGGACTCCAGCCTAGGGGATCGTCAATAGAAGGGGCCATATAAGAGGATGTATCAACCGCTATATGGATATTGAAGGGATTGGTACGAATCTGTGACTCGGCTACAAGCTGAATAGCAAGATTAGAGGCAATCAGATTGGCAAAAAACGGCGTAAAAGGACGTTCATATCGAAGGGTGATGATATCCGACACCTGTTCATCAGGATGATATACGAGGGTTGATACCCCCTGCTGCAATAAGGACTTATCTTCGATGAAAGAATCAAAAGCTGCCTGAGCTTCTGGCACATACGGCAAGAATCTCTGCACATGCAATCCTGCCTGGTCAAGTAAGGTTTGTGCACGCCTTTTCTCATGAAAAAACATCGCCACATCCAGACCTAAGCTAAGTGTAAAAAAAAGAAAAGGTATAACAATAGCCGATATAAACAAGAGGACACTTCCTCTCTGATGCTGCTTCATCAAATGCACCTTCTTGATGCTTGTATCGTTGTCTCG
This genomic window contains:
- a CDS encoding response regulator; protein product: MKWFLRWRQKSRYRGLAVMLRKHLGPALLEQVMDITSDRRDLLTIVAECTEENERALLEKLARKWGLQVAPRVIYTEAEHIPAEYPLEYMEQEGFIAIYRDAVFRGVICSDPSRVPEFFGDVEHFELFLAPWTEIADALHKSKQRVDELKAEEERSREEAKQQLALEIVNELVARAKSYGSGVLDIQMASRGLSYVFELPNGRVGSGTIHKAVSPALLLLLSNFARLPTSREYVVHVDDCLTRYTISWTEQEQESVSTALEKEEAKMKKESIQQDSLLATQFSTSVLIIDDNNVFGSVVERFLLREGFSVHRRDSARDALQELRQSSILPRVILCDLHMPEMNGMQFVSEVQQLQLSEHISIFMLSSDEEIENEIEAIQRGAVGFLRKTEDPRILCAHVRRAIGTDSSFSEAA
- a CDS encoding NADH-quinone oxidoreductase subunit B, with the translated sequence MNALSPKAEESGFFHTRLDSAIGWFRKYSLFPYPFVTACCGMEYMAVSCAHYDTDRFGAALPRFTPRQSDLLMVVGTITHKIAPVLVRVYEQMAEPKYVVAFGACASSGGFYDNYTTVAGIDKIIPVDLYIPGCPPRPETVLDGLMVLQKKIHTDRQPIIRSHGGKQPHPELPKLLGDEIDTRLTEPV
- a CDS encoding hybrid sensor histidine kinase/response regulator, which translates into the protein MMYIPSFVLILIVSLVFVAQVQLITLTTLVLLTGVVIYLLVREGRTREVLQRVARILYKQNRSLPREERLLEDLKSRLWQVESDRILGEEFSRLAMYFDDIFQELRVQGISALSGLPERLKHVTRADSVVVYCEESSAKIHYFQEQASRVYVPSRWIIKELQEKLPPLQTREISNDEYPEAQRWIGNGSFVFTYQSMAPDGNQTNACDVPILTVLLGYRSDMAPLPREHDILVEVAQHAARALREFFVVSAVQTRGEEERLQQEKFFAHVSHDIRTPLNNIQAILDLFFLEGVSPKNENFLKVARANCRSLRDIVEELLEFTKVKNGYVARKVESIVISDIVHEVVSEFALSAESKGLMLDSKIVGTPIIEGDRKQIKRILMNLVSNGLKYTHQGGVTIRSFNSGNQVQIDVVDSGQGIPEERMRELFVPFSRLDACATDGIGLGLVLTQLLVEQNKGQIRVSSQFGRGSKFSMVFQASSAHSDVMSSALRSQEEREAELSLKVQKLESEGERKVRVILVDDDADASRSLATLLRRFSLEVYATSTVKELKELLVFWSPEVVVTDIQMPNGGIEAVKASVSNFKEIEIIALTGCVDSARLNQVRDLGVSVILKKPARPETLIAAIHDAASQVRGKGGRAEDCLGEQGGSEAEHRHIA
- a CDS encoding RMD1 family protein translates to MIASDNEMNKESLCIARAIAFSSEIIFDDILAMLPWAECERIEANFLQVTLGREKRVLIFRFRGLVFIGFTEEEYRSTISSICEKITALEGSWEEDEFTIQRGVAEPQVAFHSLSIPEWDIEFIHVLGQVLARSCALSLVEREVDIMLTGSEAMTSGLQKRASSWSNRKQIISHLQRVLRLRHRLIIQLSLLRDPDVVWDNEMLDRIYRRLMENFDFEDRIESVEKMLELSSEVSRLQLETISTKRSEMLEIIIILLILFEVLHTLFSLISSG
- a CDS encoding MBL fold metallo-hydrolase, producing the protein MKTNRYELTLFNHGFLSLDGGAMFGSVPRPLWERKAHPDEKHRITLATRSLLIRNQEICALVDVGCGNKWSEKEKNIFNFQPTPLLDRSFQVEEVTDLIITHLHFDHAGGLTHRDTDGNLQLSYPNAKVWLQKENYQEAINPNIRERASYLQEHVSLLQNADLRLTDGVQEILPDIWVHQSNGHTQGLQYIEIRGGDVPVLYPSDLIPTAHHLPLPYHMGYDMCAKTLLDEKMPFLEKAIQEQALVVFEHDPETAVATIGKNEKGQYCVASRQTEREFSGETA